Proteins found in one Vulgatibacter sp. genomic segment:
- a CDS encoding DUF4286 family protein — translation MVLYLVESDVPAAKAEEFSSWLATHVTKVVAAMGRSAFASRARVVGGDEGRFVAVYELTGIPALENYMMSRERAELAEETTKAFPEAKLQRSFAERVAQPRRGMRHGEEPGAAFVVRVALPAAEADGWSAWYEGEHMPEVLGDPGFVRARLFEVHSEVEGERHFVAIYDAVDLGAVGNFRDGRGPKLGEAHATRYPNARIDRQIWEWQQ, via the coding sequence ATGGTCCTTTATCTGGTCGAAAGCGACGTTCCGGCAGCCAAGGCCGAAGAGTTCTCCTCGTGGCTCGCCACGCACGTCACCAAGGTCGTGGCAGCGATGGGCCGCAGCGCCTTCGCGAGCCGTGCCCGGGTGGTCGGCGGTGACGAGGGCCGTTTCGTTGCGGTCTACGAGCTCACCGGCATCCCGGCTCTCGAAAACTACATGATGTCCCGCGAGCGGGCCGAGCTGGCGGAGGAGACCACCAAGGCCTTCCCCGAGGCGAAGCTGCAGCGCTCGTTCGCCGAGCGGGTGGCACAGCCCCGCCGCGGCATGCGCCACGGCGAGGAGCCCGGCGCCGCCTTCGTGGTCCGCGTGGCCCTCCCCGCCGCCGAGGCGGACGGCTGGTCGGCGTGGTACGAGGGCGAGCACATGCCCGAGGTGCTCGGCGATCCCGGCTTCGTCCGGGCCCGGCTCTTCGAGGTCCACAGCGAGGTGGAGGGCGAGCGCCATTTCGTCGCCATCTACGACGCGGTCGATCTCGGCGCGGTGGGCAATTTCCGCGACGGGCGCGGCCCGAAGCTGGGCGAGGCCCACGCCACCCGCTACCCCAACGCCCGGATCGATCGCCAGATCTGGGAGTGGCAGCAGTAG